A genomic segment from Pseudomonas mendocina encodes:
- the prfA gene encoding peptide chain release factor 1: MKASLLNKLDNLSDRFEELTALLGDAEVISKQTQFRAYSKEYAEIEPVIATFRELRKVQDDLEGAQALLKDSDPDLREMAELEVDQAKESLVGLEDKLQRMLLPKDPNDGRNVYLEIRAGTGGDEAAIFSGDLFRMYSRYAEKQGWRVEVLSANEGEHGGFKEVIARVEGDNVYAKLKFESGAHRVQRVPETESQGRIHTSACTVAVLPEPDEQMAIEINPADLRVDTYRSSGAGGQHVNTTDSAIRITHIPTGTVVECQEERSQHKNRAKAMAWLAAKLQDQQEAAAHKEISETRKLLVGSGDRSERIRTYNFPQGRVTDHRINLTLYSLNEVIAGGVDAVIEPLLAEYQADQLAALGD; the protein is encoded by the coding sequence ATGAAAGCTTCACTGTTGAACAAGCTGGACAACCTCAGCGACCGCTTCGAGGAACTGACGGCGCTGCTCGGCGATGCCGAGGTGATTTCCAAGCAGACGCAGTTCCGCGCCTATTCCAAGGAATACGCCGAGATCGAGCCGGTGATCGCCACCTTCCGCGAGCTGCGCAAGGTGCAGGACGACCTCGAGGGCGCGCAAGCGCTGCTCAAGGACAGCGACCCGGATCTGCGTGAGATGGCTGAGCTGGAAGTGGATCAGGCCAAGGAGTCGCTGGTCGGCCTGGAAGACAAGCTGCAGCGCATGCTGCTGCCCAAGGACCCCAACGACGGGCGCAACGTCTATCTGGAAATCCGCGCCGGCACCGGCGGCGACGAGGCAGCGATCTTCTCCGGCGATCTGTTCCGCATGTACTCGCGCTACGCCGAGAAGCAGGGCTGGCGGGTCGAGGTGCTGTCGGCCAACGAGGGCGAGCATGGCGGCTTCAAGGAAGTGATCGCCCGCGTCGAGGGTGACAACGTCTACGCCAAGCTCAAGTTCGAATCCGGTGCCCATCGCGTGCAGCGCGTGCCGGAAACCGAATCCCAGGGCCGTATCCACACCTCGGCCTGCACCGTGGCGGTGCTGCCGGAGCCGGACGAGCAGATGGCCATCGAGATCAACCCGGCCGATCTGCGTGTCGATACCTACCGCAGCTCCGGCGCGGGCGGTCAGCACGTCAACACCACCGACTCGGCAATCCGCATTACCCACATCCCCACCGGCACCGTGGTGGAATGCCAGGAAGAGCGTTCGCAGCACAAGAACCGCGCCAAGGCCATGGCCTGGCTCGCGGCCAAGCTGCAGGACCAGCAGGAAGCGGCGGCGCACAAGGAAATCTCCGAGACGCGCAAGCTGCTGGTGGGCTCGGGCGATCGCTCCGAGCGCATCCGCACCTACAACTTCCCGCAGGGCCGGGTGACCGACCACCGCATCAACCTGACCCTGTATTCGCTGAACGAAGTGATTGCCGGCGGCGTGGACGCAGTAATCGAGCCGTTGCTTGCGGAATATCAGGCTGACCAGTTGGCGGCACTGGGCGATTGA